Genomic DNA from Podospora pseudoanserina strain CBS 124.78 chromosome 4, whole genome shotgun sequence:
GTCTGCGTTCACATTGAACGTTGCTCAAGTTGTTTTTGACCGGCtcagctctccctcctggCGTCAGGTTCTGGTGTTCTTGCGCCTGCACCACTCCATCTATCTTTTCGGTCAACTTCActtcgtcatcttcgtcaaCATCATGAAGACCTCTTGGTTGTTGTCTTTCATTGGGCTGTCGCTTCTCGCACGCAGAGCGAGATGCACCGACTACCCTCTACTTCCATACGACCCAGAAACCACCTCTGACTGTGCCGACTGGTTCAACAATGACGATGGCCGGTCTTGCAAGTGGGTGCGCGACTACTTCGAGGCTACTCCAGAGGAGTTCAGTCGTTGGAATCCATCTGTCGGCCTCAACTGCGAGCCGTGGTACGAATGGAATTCGTACTGCGTCATCACATGGACCAAGATCAACAGCACCCTGCCGGCTACGAGCAAAACCACAACTACGAGCAGcttgaccaccaccgcgcCCATTCTAGGGCCCTCGCCGACAGCCTGGACTGACATGGGCTGCTATGTCGAGGATCCGGAGCTTCCCATTCTTGACgtcaacttcaaccccaacggAGACTCGTCTCTGAGCGTTCCCAAGTGCTGGCAGACGTGCTATCGCCGTTTTTACGATTATGCCGGCGTTCAAAACGGCAACCAGTGCTGGTGCGGCTCCTATGTCGGCGGCGAGTGGGCTGCCAACCAGACCAGCTGCAACTCGCCCTGCACAGGCAATCCCAGTACCTTTTGCGGCGGTCCTGGATTCATTCGGATTTACAAGGCCGACAAAAACGTGCCTTCTGTCACCACAACTTCAACCGCCGGCACTGTCAGTTCCACGAGCACATCTACTTCTGGCGCGAAGCGTAACTTAGATGCTGTCAAAAACATGGGTATATTTTAGACGCGAGGTACTCAGTTGATTGATACGGCTTCACGACGGATCATAGGCAAAATGTTGAGGTTTGGGGTGACTTGTCCAGGTACTCTGCTATCATGTATCTTAGGTTTAGATATCTTAGCTAGCGCTTTTCTTGGGTACATAGCAATTCGAAGACCAAGATTGACATGACCAGGCATCATTTGCGAATCTGCCGCTTTGTGTCATGTTCGCCAGGTTGCTGGAAGACACTCATGGACCGACACGGGGAAAAGTCTCCACCCCTTGCCATTGATGTCTCCGGTTTGCGCGCCTATTGTGTCCCTTCACCGTTCTTCCCAACAGCACCGAATGGAACACCGAACATGTCTTGGCACCCGACAGGCTCCAACATAGGAAGTCTTTTGGTTATCCTGAACCTCGGTCGTCCGAGCCCTCCCTAGACATAGTGTGGCACAGCACATGGAATATAGCAGTATACCTTTCCCCCGCGAGTGGAATGTAACATTAGATGTGATGCATTAGGCGGTGCGCTGCGCCACCTGAACATGCGGGACTCATTTGGTAATCTCGGCCCGCAACAGGCAAGTCTACATTTCCAGGCTCCAGCCATGTGATTGTAACTCCGGACGGTAAGTTTCCTACCCCTACCCTGGCTATAACTTTGCCTTGATGGTTGTTGGGTCAGCGCAACACTGAGGACTGAGCTTCGCCTCCACATACCTTACACTTTATTGATGAGACTCGCTTCCAAGATTGCTACCTTATAGGCCCAAATCTCCTTGGCACCCTCCTCACAGAATAATTGGCACCGCAAATAAAGAACCCCATCTTAAACTGTGAACCATGCCTCAAAAGTAAAGTAATAGGCCGTGAAACTATCTGTTAAGGCTTATCAAGGATCTGGGAAGACCTATAACCTATCTTAAAGGGGTACAACTATCTTTAAAAGAAGTTATAATTATACACCCTCCCTTTTTGTTAACTGTGCATCCCCAGCTAGATTAGCGTTCTATATAGCTCCTtataacgaacctctatctagaacctctgaaagggacactggttaaaggtacttctgaacaatcctggtccggtacagctaaatagtatataataacggcttatttctattataatagtttaaatattaacgattataacttatattatatactacggaactgtctatctacgccggccagtttctccgtatatatagacccgtggaccgtggaccgtggaccgttaatTTATAAACGGTCCTCGGTTCGCTCCTAATTAGCCGATACCGGACCGTAAACCGTAAGCcctaccgcggtccccggtccctattTTATTAATCCGTTGCCTTTTTGGACCGTAAGCCTTACTCGATAGTACGGTCCAGTCTTAATTAGTCCCTCGTAGCCTTATTATTTTCTAGAATCGTAATATAATATTCTTTCTCTAAGCCGAAGCCCCTACGGTTTAATctttttttactattaactatattatagatttttcctttccttttctccttacttttattatatttaattgTATATAGaaacgttattataaaactaaataggCCTTtaccctttcctcccgaatccgccgccgtagTTTTACcgtaatattatattttacttattttaccgccgaatccttttatattatagcctcTAGGTCCTTACAGTACGCTAAGTACGTACGCTATAAGatcctatataatagatTTAATATTAGCTTTACCCGTAAATAgattttccttttttttctatacTATAATTAACCGTTCTATAATAACCCGAATAAtagaaaaataaaataaactTAAGTATAAAGAATAAAAGTTTAAAAACTAacttttataattaattattaaatttattcaggtaaaataaatatattactttCTTCACGTATATAAAAAGCGCCTTTTCGCGCGGGGTATTTAGAAGGAAGATACCTAAATAGCGTAGTCTACCGCTATAGTGCCTTTTACTTCTTTACTAAGTACTTTTATATAGCCGGACGCCGCCcaaaatactattttatagtCTCTTTATACCTTAGATCCTTCTTTAGGCTTAAACTAACCTTCCGACCTTTCCTTTAATCTTAATAtagccggtccttccttcctaactGCGCTAAATACCGTT
This window encodes:
- a CDS encoding hypothetical protein (COG:S; EggNog:ENOG503P3A1), which gives rise to MKTSWLLSFIGLSLLARRARCTDYPLLPYDPETTSDCADWFNNDDGRSCKWVRDYFEATPEEFSRWNPSVGLNCEPWYEWNSYCVITWTKINSTLPATSKTTTTSSLTTTAPILGPSPTAWTDMGCYVEDPELPILDVNFNPNGDSSLSVPKCWQTCYRRFYDYAGVQNGNQCWCGSYVGGEWAANQTSCNSPCTGNPSTFCGGPGFIRIYKADKNVPSVTTTSTAGTVSSTSTSTSGAKRNLDAVKNMGIF